From the Streptomyces pluripotens genome, one window contains:
- a CDS encoding pilus assembly protein TadG-related protein — protein sequence MHGDSGQAFPIYITVVAGLLFLALVYLAVGQAAVNRSGAQTAADAAALAAAQSRRDHLAGLWLQSLKDPAGWEDVFDGKVDHSSSCWRADQLAAQNDGHVQMCDDSEPLRVRVEVQTNKPVGDSVVPGTKDIRSTKSATAVIEPLCTFDVPGNRNEDAPLPELTCNGRVWAPNPEDSGNLPGPDDLFDVHLAG from the coding sequence GTGCACGGTGATTCTGGGCAGGCCTTCCCCATCTACATCACGGTGGTGGCGGGTCTGCTCTTTCTTGCGCTCGTCTACCTTGCAGTCGGTCAGGCTGCGGTGAACCGAAGCGGCGCGCAGACAGCAGCCGATGCGGCAGCGCTGGCGGCGGCTCAGAGCCGCCGCGACCATCTGGCGGGATTGTGGCTCCAGAGCCTCAAAGATCCGGCTGGCTGGGAGGACGTCTTCGACGGCAAAGTCGACCACAGTTCGTCATGCTGGAGGGCTGACCAACTCGCCGCCCAGAATGACGGACACGTGCAGATGTGCGATGACTCAGAGCCGTTGAGAGTCAGGGTCGAGGTCCAGACGAACAAGCCCGTTGGAGACTCCGTTGTCCCCGGAACGAAGGACATCAGATCGACCAAGTCCGCCACTGCTGTGATCGAACCGCTCTGCACATTCGATGTCCCTGGCAACCGCAATGAGGACGCGCCGCTGCCTGAGCTCACATGCAACGGCAGGGTTTGGGCACCGAACCCCGAGGACTCCGGAAACTTGCCGGGACCTGACGACCTCTTCGATGTCCACCTGGCCGGATGA
- a CDS encoding OmpA family protein: MTTTPRFALTFSAVALLLAVDLCGAIPASADDTGPSQPPGTEPSATAPVKIDPTDPDLKLPEGATLAAPKVLDIKSVVEDQSGDERREDTNADVTFALQAEVLFGKDSAKLGAAAKTRIGAIAAEIKKQNATQVRVFGFTDNLGSSAHGDVLSKQRANAVQAVLDQDLNDPDITFDVRGYGEQYPIADNSNEAGRKKNRRVEVSFPRTQE, from the coding sequence GTGACCACCACACCCCGTTTTGCCCTCACCTTCTCGGCAGTTGCCCTCCTCCTCGCGGTCGATCTGTGCGGAGCGATCCCGGCGAGCGCCGATGACACGGGTCCCAGCCAGCCCCCCGGAACGGAGCCCTCCGCCACGGCGCCGGTGAAGATCGACCCCACCGACCCAGATCTGAAGCTTCCCGAGGGGGCGACCCTGGCCGCCCCCAAGGTGCTGGACATCAAGTCGGTCGTGGAGGACCAGAGCGGGGACGAGCGCCGCGAAGACACCAACGCCGACGTGACCTTCGCGCTGCAGGCCGAGGTGCTGTTCGGCAAGGACAGTGCCAAACTCGGCGCGGCGGCGAAAACCCGCATCGGGGCCATTGCCGCGGAGATCAAGAAGCAGAACGCGACCCAGGTCCGTGTCTTCGGCTTCACCGACAACCTCGGCTCCTCCGCCCATGGCGACGTCCTGTCCAAACAGCGTGCCAACGCCGTCCAGGCCGTTCTGGACCAGGACCTGAACGACCCGGACATCACCTTCGACGTGCGCGGCTACGGCGAGCAGTACCCGATCGCCGACAACTCGAATGAGGCGGGGCGGAAGAAGAATCGACGGGTCGAGGTCTCCTTCCCCCGTACGCAGGAGTGA
- a CDS encoding TetR/AcrR family transcriptional regulator — MTNSVDRRAQASQKRRRLTAAAARVLHQQGVERTTLADIARAADVPVGNVYYYFKTKDELVRAALSEHSAHLDELTGRLELLSDPRDRLKGLIEEWIGQRDVTARHGCPTGTLAVELDKRADGALDAEVGAVVRRLLDWVGHQFRELGQSDPDDLALTLVSTYQGMSLLANALRDPDVMSREGGRLLRWLDSLQSPNERY, encoded by the coding sequence GTGACCAACTCAGTGGATCGGCGGGCGCAGGCTTCACAGAAACGCCGGCGTCTCACGGCGGCGGCGGCCCGGGTTCTGCACCAGCAGGGGGTCGAACGCACCACCCTCGCTGACATTGCGCGTGCGGCCGACGTCCCGGTCGGGAACGTCTACTACTACTTCAAGACCAAGGACGAACTGGTCCGGGCCGCACTGTCCGAGCACAGCGCGCATCTGGACGAGCTCACCGGCCGGTTGGAACTGCTGTCCGATCCGCGAGACCGCCTCAAGGGGCTGATCGAAGAGTGGATCGGCCAGCGTGACGTGACCGCCCGTCACGGATGTCCCACGGGCACGCTGGCCGTTGAACTCGACAAGCGCGCGGACGGCGCCCTAGACGCGGAAGTCGGCGCGGTGGTCCGGCGACTGCTGGACTGGGTCGGACATCAGTTCCGTGAGCTGGGCCAGTCTGACCCGGACGACTTGGCCCTCACTCTCGTCTCCACCTACCAGGGCATGTCACTCCTGGCGAACGCCCTGCGCGATCCGGACGTCATGAGCCGTGAAGGAGGGCGCCTGCTGCGCTGGCTCGATTCCCTCCAGAGTCCGAACGAACGGTACTGA
- a CDS encoding class I SAM-dependent methyltransferase, whose amino-acid sequence MAGNRSFEDLVAEAVAVSTEGWDFSWFEGRATEARPSWGYARSAGERLAGAQAALDIQTGGGEVLDFMLSVAEPARPALVAATEGWSPNVARATALLRPRGVVVVAAPDDEPLPFADQAFDLVLSRHPVLPYWDEIARVLRPGGRYFAQHVGPASVFELVEYFLGPQTEEVRDARDPGRERADAEAAGLEVAVLRAERLRMEFHDIAAVVHFLRKVVWMVPGFTVEAYEPQLRALHERIVREGPFVAHSTRHLFDARKTAG is encoded by the coding sequence ATGGCAGGAAACCGTTCATTTGAAGATCTCGTAGCCGAGGCCGTCGCCGTCTCCACCGAGGGGTGGGACTTCTCGTGGTTCGAGGGGCGGGCCACCGAGGCGCGGCCCTCTTGGGGGTACGCGCGGTCGGCGGGGGAACGGCTGGCCGGTGCCCAGGCCGCACTCGATATCCAGACCGGCGGTGGTGAGGTGCTGGACTTCATGCTGAGCGTGGCCGAGCCAGCCCGGCCGGCGCTGGTCGCCGCCACGGAGGGATGGTCGCCGAACGTGGCCAGGGCCACCGCCTTGCTGCGGCCCCGCGGCGTGGTGGTCGTCGCCGCCCCTGACGACGAGCCGCTGCCGTTTGCCGACCAGGCGTTCGACCTGGTGCTCAGCCGGCACCCGGTGCTGCCGTACTGGGATGAGATCGCCCGGGTGCTACGGCCGGGTGGCAGGTACTTCGCCCAGCACGTGGGGCCCGCCAGTGTGTTCGAGTTGGTCGAGTACTTCCTCGGGCCGCAGACGGAGGAAGTGCGCGATGCCCGCGACCCCGGGCGCGAACGGGCCGATGCCGAGGCGGCAGGCCTGGAGGTGGCCGTCCTGCGGGCGGAGCGGCTGCGGATGGAGTTCCACGACATCGCCGCGGTCGTCCACTTCCTACGCAAGGTGGTCTGGATGGTCCCCGGTTTCACGGTGGAGGCGTACGAGCCCCAACTGCGTGCGTTGCATGAGCGGATTGTGCGGGAGGGTCCGTTCGTTGCGCACAGCACCCGGCACCTCTTCGACGCCCGAAAGACGGCCGGATGA
- a CDS encoding isoprenyl transferase, which translates to MNLRDKLRGLLVRLYARRVEGHLDHAQVPKHIGVIMDGNRRWAKASGSTAVHGHRAGADKIGEFLGWCTETDVEVVTLWLLSTDNFDRPQEELGPLLGIIEDVVHTLAVDGRWRVHHVGTTDLLPSQMQTALKEAEEATAHIDGIVVNVAIGYGGRQEIADAVRSMLFDAHDKGVSMEDLAESVDIDMIGRHLYTGDQPDPDLVIRTSGEQRLSGFMLWQTAHSEYYFCEVFWPAFRKVDFLRALRDYAARHRRYGG; encoded by the coding sequence GTGAACCTGCGTGACAAGCTGCGCGGCCTGCTCGTCAGGCTCTACGCGCGCCGGGTGGAAGGCCACCTGGACCACGCTCAGGTGCCCAAGCACATCGGCGTCATCATGGACGGCAACCGCCGCTGGGCGAAGGCCTCCGGATCCACCGCCGTCCACGGGCATCGAGCCGGTGCCGACAAGATCGGGGAATTCCTCGGCTGGTGCACCGAGACCGACGTCGAGGTCGTCACCCTGTGGCTGCTGTCCACGGACAACTTCGACCGCCCTCAGGAGGAACTCGGTCCGCTGCTCGGCATCATCGAGGACGTCGTCCACACCCTCGCCGTCGACGGTCGTTGGCGGGTGCACCACGTGGGCACGACCGATCTGCTGCCCTCCCAGATGCAGACGGCGCTGAAGGAGGCCGAGGAGGCCACCGCACACATCGACGGGATAGTCGTCAACGTGGCCATCGGCTACGGCGGTCGGCAGGAGATCGCCGATGCCGTGCGCTCCATGCTGTTCGATGCCCATGACAAGGGCGTGTCGATGGAGGACCTCGCTGAGTCCGTCGACATCGACATGATCGGCCGTCACCTCTACACCGGTGACCAGCCCGACCCGGACCTGGTGATCCGTACCAGCGGTGAACAGAGGTTGTCCGGATTCATGCTCTGGCAGACCGCACACTCCGAGTACTACTTCTGCGAGGTCTTCTGGCCGGCCTTCCGCAAGGTCGACTTCCTGCGCGCGCTGCGCGACTATGCGGCACGTCACCGCCGCTACGGCGGCTGA
- a CDS encoding PhoH family protein — translation MVTSAKRHKPDRRTYVLDTSVLLADPNALIRFDEHEVVLPVVVVTELEAKRHHPELGYFARQALRLLDDYRVKHGRLDAPIPIGELGGTIRVELNHSDPSVLPTGYRLGDNDSRILAVARNLQAEGFDVTVVSKDLPLRIKASSVGLLAEEYRAELAITENSGWTGMSELTLPGEQVDILFEEGHVYVPEASSLPVHTGLTIQSERGKALGRVTVEGNVRLVRGDREAFGIKGRSAEQRIALDLLLDPDVGIVSMGGRAGTGKSALALCAGLEAVLERRQHQKVMVFRPLYAVGGQELGYLPGTEAEKMSPWAQAVFDTLSAVTSREVIEEVTARGMLEVLPLTHIRGRSLHDAFVIVDEAQSLERNVLLTVLSRIGANSRVVLTHDVAQRDNLRVGRYDGVVAVVEKLKGHPLFAHVTLTRSERSRIAALVTEMLEEGHI, via the coding sequence GTGGTGACCAGTGCAAAGCGCCACAAGCCAGACCGGCGCACCTATGTTCTCGACACCAGCGTCCTGCTGGCCGATCCGAACGCCCTGATCCGCTTCGACGAGCACGAGGTCGTGCTCCCCGTGGTCGTGGTCACGGAACTGGAGGCCAAGCGGCACCATCCCGAACTCGGCTACTTCGCCCGCCAGGCGCTGCGCCTGTTGGACGACTACCGGGTGAAGCATGGTCGCCTCGACGCCCCCATCCCGATCGGGGAACTGGGCGGAACGATCCGCGTCGAGCTCAACCACTCGGACCCCAGCGTGCTGCCCACCGGCTATCGCCTGGGGGACAACGACTCCCGCATCCTCGCGGTGGCCCGCAACCTCCAGGCCGAGGGGTTCGACGTCACCGTCGTATCGAAGGACCTGCCCCTGAGGATCAAGGCCTCCTCCGTGGGCCTCCTCGCCGAGGAGTACCGGGCCGAGCTCGCCATCACGGAGAACTCCGGTTGGACCGGGATGAGCGAACTCACCCTTCCGGGTGAACAGGTGGACATCCTCTTCGAGGAAGGGCACGTGTACGTCCCGGAGGCCTCCAGCCTCCCCGTGCACACGGGCCTGACCATCCAGTCCGAGCGCGGCAAGGCGCTCGGCCGGGTCACCGTCGAGGGCAACGTCCGCTTGGTGCGTGGTGACCGGGAGGCGTTCGGCATCAAGGGCCGAAGCGCCGAGCAGCGCATCGCGCTCGACCTGCTACTGGATCCGGACGTCGGCATCGTCTCGATGGGCGGTCGGGCAGGCACCGGCAAGTCGGCGCTGGCTCTGTGCGCCGGCCTGGAGGCGGTCTTGGAGCGTCGCCAGCACCAGAAGGTGATGGTCTTCCGTCCGCTGTACGCCGTCGGCGGGCAGGAGCTGGGCTATCTGCCGGGCACCGAGGCGGAGAAGATGAGCCCGTGGGCGCAGGCCGTCTTCGACACGCTGTCCGCCGTCACCAGCCGCGAGGTCATCGAGGAGGTCACCGCGCGCGGGATGCTTGAGGTGCTCCCGCTCACCCACATCCGTGGCCGTTCGCTGCATGACGCCTTCGTGATCGTGGACGAGGCACAGTCCCTCGAACGGAACGTCCTGCTGACGGTGCTGTCCCGAATCGGCGCGAATTCACGGGTGGTTCTGACCCATGACGTGGCACAACGGGACAACCTGCGTGTCGGTCGCTATGACGGGGTGGTCGCCGTGGTGGAGAAGCTCAAAGGGCATCCGCTCTTCGCGCACGTCACGCTGACCCGGTCCGAGAGGTCCCGGATCGCTGCCCTTGTGACCGAAATGCTCGAAGAGGGTCACATCTGA
- a CDS encoding transglycosylase SLT domain-containing protein, which produces MSRISVRGFAVASATAVTAVGSVVGVASGSVAQNNDAEPTAADATLLADIPSGQQAQVQSATLTQQADAQAIAADASAKKDAEETARKAAAETAIAKKAAAEKAAAEKAAAEKAAKERAEAKAAASRDAARDSSSFPVQSSYTVAQIQAMARQMVPASQFQCFSNIVNHESSWNMHAVNASSGAYGLFQALPASKMSTAGADWRTNPATQIKWGLGYMNGRYGSPCQAWTFWQANHYY; this is translated from the coding sequence GTGAGCCGGATTTCGGTCCGGGGATTCGCAGTGGCCTCCGCCACCGCGGTCACCGCCGTCGGAAGCGTCGTCGGAGTTGCCTCTGGCAGCGTCGCGCAGAACAACGACGCCGAGCCGACGGCAGCCGACGCCACGCTCCTCGCAGACATACCCTCAGGTCAGCAGGCGCAGGTTCAGTCCGCGACTCTGACGCAGCAGGCCGACGCACAGGCCATCGCCGCCGACGCGAGCGCCAAGAAGGACGCCGAGGAAACGGCCCGCAAGGCCGCGGCCGAGACCGCGATCGCCAAGAAGGCCGCCGCCGAGAAGGCCGCTGCCGAGAAGGCCGCTGCCGAGAAGGCCGCCAAGGAGCGCGCCGAGGCCAAGGCCGCGGCCAGCCGCGACGCCGCCCGCGACTCCTCCAGCTTCCCCGTCCAGAGCAGCTACACCGTCGCGCAGATCCAGGCGATGGCGCGCCAGATGGTGCCCGCCAGCCAGTTCCAGTGCTTCAGCAACATCGTGAACCACGAGTCGAGCTGGAACATGCACGCGGTCAACGCCTCCTCCGGCGCCTACGGCCTCTTCCAAGCCCTGCCCGCCTCCAAGATGTCCACCGCCGGCGCCGACTGGCGGACCAACCCGGCCACCCAGATCAAGTGGGGCCTGGGCTACATGAACGGCCGCTATGGCAGCCCCTGCCAGGCCTGGACCTTCTGGCAGGCCAACCACTACTACTAG
- a CDS encoding AI-2E family transporter, translating into MSRVPGWLGRLGAGLTEVSERLDERRAEVEKEHALTEPPDVPPPSDPTPRAVPLAAPAPGPRPDPSEAVPWGVRVAAEAGWRLLVLAGTVWVLMRVISAVQLVVFAFVIALLITALLQPTVARLQRRGVPRGPATALTAILGFVVMGLMGWFVTWQVMENIDTLSSQIQSGIDDLRNWLLRSPFHVTDKQINQIAKNLREAIGANADQITSAGLEGVQVIVEALTGILLVFFSTLFLLYDGERIWRWFLKLVPSAARPGVAGAGPRAWRTLTAYVRGTVLVALIDATFIGIGIYFLNVPMAVPLAVFIFLFSFIPLVGAVASGALAVIVALVTQGVFTAVMTLAVVLAVQQIEGHILQPFILGRAVRVHPLAVVLTVATGGMVAGIGGAVVAVPLVAVTNTVVGYLRTYSQEAAPDPTPSTAVSGTTDTTSAEPVGPAGPPEGAEPEVQV; encoded by the coding sequence ATGTCGCGAGTGCCAGGGTGGCTTGGTCGGCTCGGGGCCGGTCTCACCGAGGTGAGCGAGCGCCTGGACGAGCGCCGCGCCGAGGTGGAGAAGGAGCACGCCCTGACCGAACCGCCCGACGTGCCTCCCCCCAGCGATCCCACCCCGCGTGCCGTCCCGCTCGCCGCCCCGGCGCCCGGTCCCCGCCCCGACCCCTCCGAGGCCGTGCCCTGGGGCGTACGGGTCGCGGCCGAGGCCGGCTGGCGCCTGCTCGTGCTGGCCGGCACCGTGTGGGTGCTGATGCGGGTCATCAGCGCGGTCCAACTGGTGGTCTTCGCGTTCGTCATCGCGCTGCTGATCACCGCGCTGCTGCAGCCGACGGTCGCCCGGCTGCAGCGCCGCGGGGTACCGCGCGGCCCTGCCACCGCGCTGACCGCCATCCTCGGCTTTGTCGTCATGGGCCTAATGGGGTGGTTCGTGACCTGGCAGGTCATGGAGAACATCGACACGCTCTCCAGCCAGATCCAGAGCGGCATCGACGATCTGCGCAACTGGTTGCTGAGGAGCCCCTTCCACGTCACCGACAAGCAGATCAACCAGATCGCCAAGAACCTCCGTGAGGCGATCGGCGCCAATGCCGACCAGATAACGTCCGCGGGTCTGGAGGGCGTCCAGGTCATCGTCGAGGCCCTCACCGGCATTCTGCTGGTGTTCTTCTCCACGCTCTTCCTGCTCTACGACGGCGAGCGCATCTGGCGGTGGTTCCTGAAACTGGTGCCCTCCGCCGCCCGCCCCGGGGTGGCCGGTGCCGGCCCGCGTGCCTGGCGCACCCTGACCGCCTACGTCCGCGGCACGGTCCTGGTCGCCCTGATCGACGCGACCTTCATCGGTATCGGCATCTACTTCCTGAACGTGCCGATGGCCGTTCCGCTGGCCGTCTTCATCTTCCTGTTCTCTTTCATCCCCCTCGTCGGAGCCGTCGCCTCCGGTGCGCTCGCGGTGATCGTGGCGCTGGTCACCCAGGGCGTCTTCACAGCGGTCATGACCCTGGCGGTCGTCCTCGCGGTCCAGCAGATCGAGGGCCACATCCTGCAGCCCTTCATCCTCGGCCGCGCGGTCCGCGTCCACCCGTTGGCGGTCGTCCTGACGGTGGCGACCGGGGGCATGGTGGCCGGCATCGGCGGCGCGGTCGTGGCTGTGCCTCTGGTCGCGGTGACGAACACGGTGGTCGGCTATCTGCGCACGTACTCCCAGGAGGCGGCCCCGGACCCGACTCCGTCCACGGCGGTATCCGGCACCACGGACACGACCTCCGCGGAGCCGGTGGGGCCAGCGGGACCACCGGAGGGCGCGGAACCGGAGGTCCAGGTCTGA
- a CDS encoding cupin domain-containing protein, producing the protein MGTQSGQPGRVTVVGPSERRPGPPTPGMERQEAFATQDMWSGLIRTAPGMVSGWHHHGDYDTVVYVLSGRVKIDFGAGGADSVTGRPGDFIRVPRDTVHREGNPSAEPAEALVLRVGKGPSTFNVEGPAS; encoded by the coding sequence ATGGGCACTCAGTCGGGTCAACCGGGTCGGGTCACGGTGGTCGGTCCCAGCGAACGCAGGCCGGGTCCTCCGACACCGGGAATGGAACGGCAGGAGGCCTTCGCCACGCAGGACATGTGGTCGGGGCTGATCCGCACCGCTCCAGGCATGGTCTCGGGCTGGCACCACCACGGCGACTACGACACGGTGGTGTACGTCCTGTCCGGTCGCGTAAAGATCGACTTCGGCGCGGGGGGCGCCGACAGCGTGACCGGTCGTCCCGGAGACTTCATCCGGGTACCTCGTGACACGGTGCACCGGGAGGGCAACCCTTCGGCGGAGCCCGCCGAAGCCCTGGTACTCCGCGTCGGCAAGGGGCCCTCGACGTTCAACGTCGAGGGGCCGGCCAGCTGA
- a CDS encoding alkyl hydroperoxide reductase, with translation MSLDSLKSRIPDYAKDLKLNLGSVIGNSELPEQQLWGTVLATAIASRSPIVLRELEPEAKANLKPEAYTAAKAAAAVMAMNNVFYRTRHLLSDHEYGTLRAGLRMNVIGNPGVEKVDFELWSFAVSAINGCGMCLDSHEQVLRKAGVDREVVQEAFKIASVVQAVGVTLDAEAVLADPAE, from the coding sequence GTGTCGCTCGACTCCCTGAAGTCCCGCATACCGGACTACGCCAAGGACCTGAAGCTCAACCTGGGCTCGGTCATCGGCAACTCGGAGCTGCCGGAGCAGCAGTTGTGGGGCACGGTGCTGGCGACCGCCATCGCCTCCCGTTCCCCGATCGTGCTACGCGAACTGGAGCCCGAGGCGAAGGCGAACCTCAAGCCGGAGGCGTACACGGCTGCGAAGGCCGCCGCCGCGGTCATGGCGATGAACAACGTCTTCTACCGCACCCGGCACCTGCTGTCCGACCACGAGTACGGCACCCTGCGCGCGGGCCTGCGGATGAACGTCATCGGCAACCCCGGCGTGGAGAAGGTCGACTTCGAGCTGTGGTCCTTCGCGGTGTCCGCGATCAACGGCTGTGGCATGTGCCTGGACTCGCACGAGCAGGTACTGCGCAAGGCCGGCGTCGACCGTGAGGTCGTCCAGGAAGCGTTCAAGATCGCGTCCGTGGTTCAGGCAGTCGGCGTCACCCTCGACGCGGAAGCGGTGCTGGCCGATCCGGCTGAGTGA
- a CDS encoding peroxiredoxin, protein MLTVGDKFPEFELTSCVSLEKGKEFEQIHHKSYEGKWLVVFAWPKDFTFVCPTEIAAFGKLNDEFADRDAQILGFSGDSEFVHHAWRKDHPDLTDLPFPMMADSKHELMRDLGIEGADGFAQRAVFIVDPNREIQFTMVTAGSVGRNPKEVLRVLDALQTDELCPCNWSKGEQTLDPVALLAGE, encoded by the coding sequence GTGCTCACTGTCGGTGACAAGTTCCCCGAGTTCGAACTGACCTCCTGCGTCTCGCTGGAGAAGGGCAAGGAGTTCGAGCAGATCCACCACAAGTCCTACGAGGGCAAGTGGCTGGTCGTCTTCGCCTGGCCGAAGGACTTCACCTTCGTCTGCCCGACCGAGATCGCCGCGTTCGGGAAGCTGAACGACGAGTTCGCCGACCGCGACGCCCAGATCCTCGGTTTCTCCGGCGACTCCGAGTTCGTCCACCACGCCTGGCGCAAGGACCACCCGGACCTGACCGACCTGCCGTTCCCGATGATGGCGGACTCCAAGCACGAGCTGATGCGCGACCTCGGCATCGAGGGCGCGGACGGCTTCGCGCAGCGTGCCGTCTTCATCGTCGACCCGAACCGCGAGATCCAGTTCACGATGGTCACCGCGGGCTCCGTCGGCCGTAACCCCAAGGAGGTCCTGCGCGTGCTGGACGCCCTGCAGACCGACGAGCTGTGCCCGTGCAACTGGAGCAAGGGCGAGCAGACCCTCGACCCGGTCGCGCTGCTGGCTGGTGAGTGA
- a CDS encoding LysR substrate-binding domain-containing protein translates to MSNGKRRQPSLAQLRAFAAVAEHLHFRDAAAAIGMSQPALSGAVSALEETLGVTLVERTTRKVLLSPAGERLAARAKVVLEAVGALLEEAEAVRAPFTGALRLGVIPTVAPYLLPTVLRLVHERYPHLDLQVHEEQTANLLDGLQSGRLDLLLLAVPLGLPGVVELPLFDEDFVLVTPLDHWLGGREGIPREALRELNLLLLDEGHCLRDQALDICREAGRGDAPVTTTAAGLSTLIQLVAGGLGCTLLPRTALKLETTRSSQLLTGCFAEPAPSRRIALAMRSGAARSAEYRELATALREAFRPLPVRVLDAGS, encoded by the coding sequence ATCAGTAACGGAAAGCGGAGGCAGCCGAGCCTCGCGCAGCTGCGTGCCTTCGCGGCCGTCGCCGAGCATCTGCACTTCCGGGACGCGGCGGCGGCCATCGGAATGAGTCAGCCCGCCCTGTCAGGCGCGGTATCGGCGCTGGAAGAGACCCTCGGCGTGACCCTCGTGGAGCGTACGACCCGCAAGGTGCTGCTCTCCCCTGCGGGGGAGCGGCTCGCCGCACGGGCGAAGGTGGTGCTGGAGGCCGTCGGAGCGTTGCTGGAGGAAGCCGAGGCGGTCCGGGCGCCCTTCACCGGGGCGCTGCGGCTCGGCGTGATCCCGACCGTAGCGCCGTACCTGCTGCCCACCGTGCTGCGGCTGGTGCACGAGCGGTACCCGCACCTTGATCTGCAGGTGCACGAGGAGCAGACCGCGAACCTGCTCGACGGGCTCCAATCCGGCCGCCTCGATCTGCTGCTGCTCGCCGTTCCCCTCGGTCTCCCCGGCGTGGTCGAACTCCCGCTCTTCGACGAGGACTTCGTGCTCGTCACCCCGCTCGATCACTGGCTCGGTGGGCGTGAGGGCATCCCTCGTGAAGCACTCAGGGAACTCAACCTGCTGCTCCTGGACGAGGGGCACTGCCTGCGCGACCAGGCCCTGGACATCTGCCGGGAGGCCGGACGGGGCGACGCCCCGGTGACCACGACGGCGGCCGGGCTCTCCACCCTGATCCAACTCGTTGCCGGCGGACTCGGCTGCACGCTCCTCCCGCGCACTGCGCTGAAGCTGGAGACGACCCGGAGCAGTCAGCTGCTGACCGGATGCTTCGCCGAACCCGCGCCGAGCCGGCGCATCGCCCTCGCCATGCGCTCCGGGGCGGCCCGCAGCGCCGAGTACCGGGAGCTGGCGACGGCTCTGCGGGAGGCGTTCCGACCGCTGCCGGTCCGGGTGCTCGACGCGGGCAGCTAA